From a region of the Deltaproteobacteria bacterium genome:
- a CDS encoding alpha/beta hydrolase domain-containing protein, with amino-acid sequence MSITLEIEERTPFAEGADFGSVGAYERIRGRARFAIDPRLPANRDIVDLTLASADDRGLVEYSTEFFLIKPADMGRGNGRLLYDVNNRGNKRALQFFNDAPPNNDPRTAEDAGHGFLMRRGYTVVWCGWQGDLLPGDGRLTMDLPVATGPDGPVTGPFRAEFIIEQPGVTTVSLGGHDYIRPCPAADLRTEGATLTRRRLDPDPREPVPAGDWQFATADAAGSVWPSATNCHLPEGFRPGWIHELIYTAKDPLVLGLGFAGVRDLVDFLRHADEDAAGQANPLRDGAQGVAQAYAWGRSQSGRFLRGFVYGGFNVSDGGRRIFDGIFSHVAGGGRLQLNYRFAQPDRYPRQHEDHLYPSEEFPFAYGRTEDPFTGREDAVLKRPETDPVVIHTQTATEYWQRRGSLVHTDTRGNDLPEHENIRVYLLSSLQHNDAAAALEGGVPRYPQNPLPANPVLRALLDALDEWVTDGVPPPESRVPTRSAGDLVTGAEFREGFPAVPRSACPEPHALYHLDRGAEFAHGVISREPPVEDKTREYPVRVPSVDADGNETAGIRVPEVAAPLATYLGWNLRKDSDVMAGIVGSALPFAVSERTRAEQGDPRPSVQSRYPSRNAYLDAVRAAAVALEEDRLLLAEDVDRCVAAAGKRWDARRGNGSGDA; translated from the coding sequence ATGAGCATCACCCTTGAGATCGAGGAACGCACTCCCTTCGCCGAAGGCGCCGACTTCGGCAGCGTCGGCGCCTATGAACGGATAAGGGGACGGGCGCGGTTCGCCATCGACCCGCGCCTGCCGGCCAACCGCGACATCGTGGACCTGACGCTGGCGTCCGCCGACGACCGCGGCCTGGTGGAGTACTCGACGGAGTTCTTCCTCATCAAGCCCGCGGACATGGGCCGCGGCAACGGCCGGCTGCTCTACGACGTTAACAACCGGGGCAACAAGCGCGCGTTGCAGTTCTTCAACGACGCCCCGCCCAACAACGACCCGCGCACCGCCGAGGACGCCGGCCACGGCTTCCTGATGCGCCGGGGCTACACGGTGGTGTGGTGCGGCTGGCAGGGCGACCTGCTTCCGGGGGACGGCCGCCTGACCATGGACCTGCCCGTCGCCACCGGACCCGACGGCCCGGTCACCGGACCTTTCCGGGCCGAATTCATCATCGAGCAGCCCGGTGTGACGACCGTGTCCCTGGGCGGACACGACTACATCCGGCCCTGTCCGGCGGCGGACCTTCGCACGGAGGGAGCCACCCTTACGCGCCGGCGGCTGGACCCGGACCCGCGCGAGCCCGTCCCGGCCGGCGACTGGCAATTCGCCACCGCCGACGCCGCCGGCAGCGTCTGGCCTTCGGCCACGAATTGCCACCTCCCGGAAGGCTTCCGGCCCGGCTGGATCCACGAACTCATCTACACCGCGAAGGACCCGCTGGTGCTGGGGCTGGGGTTTGCCGGCGTGCGCGACCTCGTCGACTTCCTGCGCCATGCCGACGAGGATGCGGCGGGACAGGCCAATCCCCTGCGGGACGGCGCGCAGGGCGTCGCGCAGGCCTACGCCTGGGGGCGCTCCCAGAGCGGGCGGTTCCTGCGCGGGTTCGTCTACGGCGGTTTCAACGTTTCGGACGGGGGACGGCGCATCTTCGACGGGATCTTCTCCCACGTGGCCGGCGGCGGCCGGCTGCAGCTCAACTACCGCTTCGCGCAGCCCGACCGCTACCCGCGCCAGCACGAGGACCACCTCTACCCCTCGGAGGAGTTCCCCTTCGCCTACGGCCGGACCGAGGACCCGTTCACCGGGCGGGAGGACGCGGTCCTGAAGCGGCCGGAAACCGACCCCGTGGTCATCCACACCCAGACCGCGACAGAATACTGGCAACGGCGCGGCTCGCTGGTGCACACCGACACTCGCGGCAACGACCTCCCGGAGCACGAGAACATCCGCGTCTACCTGCTGTCGTCCCTGCAGCACAACGACGCGGCCGCCGCCCTCGAAGGCGGCGTGCCGCGATACCCGCAGAACCCCCTGCCGGCCAATCCGGTCCTGCGCGCCCTGCTGGACGCCCTGGACGAGTGGGTTACCGATGGAGTGCCGCCGCCGGAGAGCCGCGTCCCGACACGGTCCGCCGGCGACCTGGTCACGGGCGCGGAGTTCCGCGAGGGATTCCCCGCCGTTCCCCGAAGCGCCTGTCCCGAACCTCATGCGCTGTACCACCTCGACCGCGGGGCGGAGTTCGCGCACGGCGTCATTTCCCGCGAACCGCCCGTGGAGGACAAGACCCGCGAGTATCCGGTGCGGGTGCCCTCGGTTGACGCCGACGGCAACGAGACCGCCGGCATCCGGGTCCCGGAAGTGGCGGCGCCCCTGGCGACCTACCTGGGATGGAACCTGCGCAAGGACTCGGACGTGATGGCGGGCATCGTGGGCAGCGCTCTCCCCTTCGCCGTCAGCGAGCGAACGCGCGCGGAGCAGGGAGACCCGCGGCCTTCCGTCCAATCACGTTACCCGTCCCGGAATGCGTACCTTGACGCCGTGCGCGCGGCCGCCGTCGCCCTTGAGGAAGATCGACTGTTGCTGGCGGAGGATGTGGATCGCTGTGTGGCGGCAGCGGGAAAGCGCTGGGACGCGCGCCGCGGAAACGGCTCCGGGGACGCCTAG
- a CDS encoding alpha/beta hydrolase, translating to MPYADSDGVRIYYEVSGEGLPFIWVHANPFDHNLLMYQVAHFSTWFRVISLDIRGYGRSDKPETPFSLGDMAGDVLAVCRAEGVTEAVIGGVSVGSGIALLLGLDHPEMFRAVILVGGSSGGGGRVGDRIQGYTDDVTTYHGKHIKELVAPGFESTRLGKYLLDVFLERNPWLSGRSIAQIFRARGGTDMTPRLPEMKVPTLVINGEHDMSLEGGRKTAALTPGAVHKVLSGTGHACCIEDPAGFDAFVIEFLRDNGLMD from the coding sequence ATGCCGTATGCCGATTCCGATGGCGTCCGTATCTACTACGAGGTCTCCGGAGAGGGGCTGCCCTTCATCTGGGTGCACGCCAACCCGTTCGATCACAATCTGCTGATGTACCAGGTGGCCCACTTCTCCACCTGGTTCCGGGTGATCTCGCTGGACATCCGGGGTTACGGCCGCTCGGACAAGCCGGAGACGCCGTTTTCGCTGGGGGACATGGCGGGTGACGTGCTGGCGGTCTGCCGGGCCGAGGGCGTCACGGAGGCTGTCATCGGCGGCGTCAGCGTCGGCTCCGGCATCGCGCTGCTCCTGGGCCTCGACCACCCGGAGATGTTCCGGGCCGTGATCCTCGTGGGCGGGAGCAGCGGCGGGGGCGGGCGCGTCGGCGACCGCATCCAGGGCTACACGGACGATGTCACCACCTATCACGGGAAGCACATCAAGGAGCTGGTGGCGCCGGGTTTCGAGAGCACCCGGCTCGGCAAGTACCTGCTGGACGTCTTCCTGGAACGCAATCCGTGGCTGTCGGGCCGGTCCATCGCCCAGATCTTTCGTGCCCGCGGAGGCACGGACATGACCCCGCGCCTCCCGGAGATGAAGGTGCCCACCCTGGTCATCAACGGCGAGCACGACATGTCCCTGGAGGGCGGCCGGAAGACCGCGGCGCTGACGCCGGGGGCGGTGCACAAGGTGCTGTCCGGGACGGGTCACGCGTGCTGCATCGAGGACCCCGCGGGGTTCGACGCCTTCGTCATCGAGTTCCTGCGCGACAACGGTCTGATGGACTGA